One genomic region from Rhizomicrobium palustre encodes:
- a CDS encoding response regulator — protein sequence MSAILIVDDSASIRQTVKISLSGLGHVVTEAKDGSEGLSKAKTARFDLVITDLNMPVMDGLSMIKAMRTLPTYAGVPIVFLTTESDAGIKSQAKSAGATGWITKPFDAEQLCRIATKVLAK from the coding sequence ATGAGCGCGATCCTGATTGTCGATGACTCCGCCTCCATCCGCCAGACCGTGAAGATCTCGCTCTCCGGCCTTGGCCATGTGGTAACCGAAGCCAAAGACGGCTCTGAGGGGCTTTCCAAGGCGAAGACCGCGCGTTTCGACCTCGTCATTACCGATCTCAACATGCCGGTGATGGATGGTCTGTCCATGATCAAGGCGATGCGCACCCTTCCGACCTATGCCGGTGTGCCGATCGTCTTCCTTACCACCGAATCCGATGCCGGGATCAAATCACAGGCCAAGTCGGCGGGCGCGACGGGTTGGATCACCAAGCCCTTCGATGCCGAACAGCTTTGCCGCATCGCGACTAAGGTTCTTGCCAAATGA
- a CDS encoding alpha/beta fold hydrolase, whose translation MRLVFVHGWGFDASFWDDLAGALPEFDAARVELGFLGREFSLPTFSPDDVLIGHSLGFLWGATQYQGWSRMIAINAFAEFSGEMGVASASLRAMRTSLKRDPQKTLANFYASLNGPQVPREFQAERLAEGLAWLQDWRLGEKPGVPSLVLSGAKDPLLPARATTHLAEMLDAPARLHETGGHLLPLSDPKWCAAAIRAFLA comes from the coding sequence ATGAGGCTGGTGTTTGTCCATGGCTGGGGCTTCGATGCCAGCTTTTGGGATGACCTCGCGGGCGCCTTGCCGGAATTTGATGCCGCGCGCGTGGAACTTGGCTTTCTTGGGCGCGAATTCTCTCTTCCCACATTTTCGCCCGACGATGTTCTGATCGGCCATTCGCTCGGGTTTCTATGGGGCGCCACGCAGTATCAGGGCTGGAGCCGTATGATCGCGATCAATGCATTCGCGGAGTTTTCAGGAGAGATGGGCGTGGCATCAGCTTCCTTGCGCGCGATGCGTACGAGCTTGAAACGCGATCCGCAGAAAACGCTAGCCAATTTTTATGCTTCGCTGAACGGCCCGCAAGTGCCGCGAGAATTCCAAGCGGAGCGTCTCGCAGAAGGCTTGGCGTGGCTGCAGGATTGGCGGCTGGGCGAAAAGCCCGGCGTGCCCTCTTTGGTGCTGTCCGGTGCGAAGGATCCGCTTTTACCTGCGCGCGCCACTACCCATCTTGCCGAGATGCTTGACGCGCCCGCGCGCTTGCATGAAACCGGCGGGCATCTTCTGCCGCTGAGCGATCCCAAATGGTGCGCGGCGGCGATACGGGCATTTCTGGCATGA
- a CDS encoding chemotaxis protein CheW — protein MQDNSDIAWDNDHVRVLTFDLSGETFALEANLVCEILDLLPETAVPGATPLAASVINFRGSVIPVADLRLAFGLAAKGMSLDSRFIVIELDCEGETVFVGLKADKVFEVTTLTRAAAEGPPRIGTRWRQDFIRCIAKRNGDFIVVPNLHRIFATCGQSTGLAGPQH, from the coding sequence ATGCAAGATAACTCCGATATCGCCTGGGATAACGATCATGTGCGGGTACTCACCTTCGATCTTTCGGGGGAGACCTTCGCGCTCGAAGCCAATCTCGTTTGCGAGATTCTCGATCTTCTGCCCGAAACCGCAGTGCCCGGTGCCACGCCACTGGCCGCCAGCGTGATCAACTTTCGCGGCAGCGTCATTCCGGTCGCCGATCTTCGCCTCGCCTTCGGCCTTGCCGCCAAAGGCATGAGCCTGGATAGCCGCTTTATCGTGATCGAGCTTGATTGCGAGGGCGAGACCGTTTTCGTCGGGCTCAAGGCCGACAAGGTTTTCGAGGTGACGACGCTGACCCGCGCCGCCGCCGAAGGGCCCCCGCGCATCGGCACGCGCTGGCGCCAGGATTTCATCCGCTGCATCGCCAAGCGTAACGGCGATTTCATAGTCGTACCCAACCTCCATCGCATCTTCGCGACATGCGGCCAGTCCACCGGACTCGCCGGACCGCAACACTAG
- a CDS encoding methyl-accepting chemotaxis protein, translating to MRFSIKLKLGLAFATIIALMLAAAGFGINGVSTMNTSFVSLINGPVERLQAGRDVRFVFLEILRGQKNMILTEDPKIAAQYDTQIGELRDKLDGILAHGYEIAGEQGKPIYAHMQKTWEELKPMDIQLREYVRQGKKKEATELSLVTMYKPGIELLNSANERVEQAKAQMTEAQKAAENNYASTRNFLIGLTAAAFMLAAIAGGWIMILIGSGLKKVTTLVDAVAIGDLSQSITVKSNDEIKDVANAVETMTRNLRATAGLADKIAEGDLTIEPKPLSDKDTLGRALQRMVEKLREVVSNASNASENVASGSQELSSAAEQVSQGATEQASSAEEASASMEEMASNIKQNADNAAQTEKISRQSAKDAEVSGEAVSRAVSAMQTIAEKITIVQEIARQTDLLALNAAVEAARAGEHGKGFAVVASEVRKLAERSQTAASEISTLSGETVRAAQAAGEMLTRLVPDIRKTAELVSEISAACREQDVGASQINEAIQQLDKVTRQNAAASEQMSATSVELASQSEELQSSISYFRLDKSGAAPAKKALPRVKRLVERPTRAKPGSVSDQQSRVKGFALDLARGGPDADDARFSEYA from the coding sequence ATGCGCTTCTCGATAAAACTGAAACTCGGATTAGCCTTTGCCACGATCATCGCTTTGATGCTAGCGGCGGCGGGCTTTGGCATCAACGGCGTCTCGACGATGAACACGAGCTTTGTCTCGCTCATCAACGGGCCGGTAGAAAGACTCCAGGCCGGCCGAGATGTGCGTTTCGTCTTCCTGGAAATCCTGCGCGGCCAGAAAAACATGATCCTGACCGAAGATCCCAAGATCGCAGCGCAGTACGATACTCAGATCGGTGAGCTTCGCGACAAGCTCGATGGCATTCTGGCCCATGGCTATGAAATCGCCGGCGAGCAAGGCAAGCCCATCTACGCGCATATGCAGAAGACCTGGGAAGAGTTGAAGCCCATGGACATTCAGCTGCGCGAGTATGTCCGCCAGGGCAAAAAGAAAGAAGCCACCGAGCTCTCGCTTGTCACCATGTACAAGCCAGGTATCGAGCTTCTTAACAGCGCCAATGAACGCGTCGAGCAAGCCAAGGCGCAGATGACCGAGGCGCAAAAGGCGGCGGAAAACAATTATGCCTCCACCCGCAACTTCCTTATCGGCCTGACCGCTGCAGCCTTCATGCTGGCGGCCATCGCGGGTGGCTGGATCATGATCTTGATCGGCTCCGGCTTGAAGAAGGTCACCACCCTGGTCGACGCGGTTGCCATTGGCGATCTCAGCCAGTCCATCACGGTCAAGAGCAATGACGAGATCAAGGATGTCGCCAATGCCGTGGAGACTATGACGCGGAATCTACGCGCGACCGCGGGCCTTGCCGATAAGATCGCAGAAGGCGACCTGACCATCGAACCAAAGCCGCTTTCGGACAAGGACACGCTGGGCCGAGCGTTGCAGCGTATGGTGGAAAAGCTGCGCGAGGTCGTCTCCAATGCCTCCAATGCGTCGGAAAATGTCGCCTCGGGCAGCCAGGAGCTTTCCTCCGCCGCCGAGCAAGTGAGCCAGGGCGCGACCGAGCAGGCTTCCTCTGCCGAAGAGGCCTCCGCCTCGATGGAGGAGATGGCCTCCAACATCAAACAGAATGCCGACAACGCTGCACAAACCGAGAAAATTTCCCGCCAATCGGCCAAGGATGCCGAAGTGTCGGGCGAAGCGGTGTCGCGCGCTGTCAGCGCGATGCAGACCATCGCCGAAAAAATCACCATTGTGCAGGAAATTGCCCGCCAGACGGATCTTTTGGCGCTGAACGCGGCGGTGGAAGCAGCACGCGCGGGCGAACATGGCAAGGGCTTTGCTGTGGTCGCTTCCGAAGTGCGCAAGCTTGCTGAAAGAAGCCAGACCGCGGCCTCGGAGATCTCCACCCTCTCAGGCGAGACGGTGCGCGCAGCGCAAGCCGCAGGCGAAATGCTGACGAGGCTTGTTCCCGATATCCGCAAGACCGCCGAGCTGGTCTCGGAGATCAGTGCAGCCTGCCGCGAGCAGGATGTCGGCGCCAGCCAGATCAACGAAGCGATCCAGCAGCTCGACAAGGTGACCCGCCAGAACGCGGCGGCCTCCGAACAAATGTCGGCGACCTCGGTCGAACTGGCCAGCCAATCCGAAGAGCTGCAATCCTCGATCTCGTATTTCCGCCTCGACAAAAGCGGCGCCGCACCGGCCAAAAAAGCCCTGCCGCGCGTCAAGCGCCTAGTCGAACGGCCGACACGCGCAAAGCCCGGCTCGGTTTCCGATCAGCAATCGCGGGTAAAAGGCTTCGCGCTCGATCTGGCGCGCGGCGGCCCGGATGCCGATGATGCGCGCTTTTCGGAGTATGCGTGA
- a CDS encoding protein-glutamate methylesterase/protein-glutamine glutaminase: MTRQKIRVLIVDDSATVRQTMATILGDDPEIEVIGTAGDPFAAARRIMKEVPDVITLDVEMPRMDGITFLKKLMAQHPIPVVMCSSLVDSGSQTLMQALEAGAVDIIQKPKIGIAEQLTEAKIQICDVVKAAARARLGGKADTPERLQRRHIEPLSPEKKLTADAMLPAALHHGPSRNAMARTTETIICMGASTGGTQSLTDVLTTLPADSPGIVIVQHMPERFTASFADRLNTLCQVEVKEAADGDSVLRGRVLIAPGNFHTMLERSGARYYVSVKQGPLVSRHRPSVDVLFRSAANVAGANAVGVIMTGMGDDGARGLSEMKEAGAFTIAQDEATSIVFGMPKEAIARGCVDKIVALGDIAREMLRAAAR, encoded by the coding sequence ATGACACGACAAAAGATCCGCGTTTTGATCGTTGATGATAGCGCAACCGTGCGCCAGACCATGGCAACGATCCTGGGCGACGACCCCGAAATCGAGGTGATTGGTACCGCAGGCGATCCTTTCGCTGCCGCGCGGCGGATCATGAAGGAAGTTCCTGACGTCATCACCCTGGATGTGGAAATGCCGCGTATGGACGGCATTACCTTCCTGAAAAAGCTGATGGCACAGCACCCCATTCCGGTGGTGATGTGTTCCTCGCTGGTGGATTCGGGCTCGCAGACCTTGATGCAGGCGCTCGAAGCGGGTGCGGTCGATATCATCCAGAAGCCGAAGATCGGCATTGCCGAGCAGCTCACCGAAGCCAAGATTCAGATTTGCGACGTGGTGAAGGCGGCTGCGCGGGCCCGGCTGGGCGGCAAAGCCGATACGCCCGAGCGCCTGCAGCGCCGCCACATCGAACCATTATCGCCCGAGAAGAAACTCACCGCAGATGCGATGCTGCCGGCCGCCTTGCATCATGGCCCGAGCCGCAACGCGATGGCGCGCACCACGGAAACCATCATCTGCATGGGCGCTTCCACAGGCGGCACACAATCCTTGACGGACGTGCTCACCACTCTGCCCGCGGATAGCCCCGGCATTGTCATTGTGCAGCATATGCCCGAACGCTTCACCGCCTCCTTCGCCGACCGGCTGAACACGCTGTGCCAAGTGGAGGTGAAAGAAGCCGCCGATGGTGACAGTGTGCTGCGCGGGCGGGTGCTGATCGCGCCAGGCAATTTCCACACCATGCTGGAACGCAGCGGTGCACGCTATTACGTCTCGGTGAAACAGGGCCCCCTGGTGTCCCGCCACCGGCCTTCCGTGGACGTCTTGTTTCGCTCCGCCGCCAATGTGGCAGGCGCCAATGCGGTGGGCGTGATCATGACCGGCATGGGTGATGACGGCGCACGCGGTCTATCCGAAATGAAAGAGGCTGGCGCCTTCACCATCGCACAGGACGAAGCGACCTCCATCGTCTTCGGCATGCCGAAGGAAGCGATCGCGCGCGGCTGCGTGGATAAGATCGTGGCGCTTGGCGATATCGCCCGCGAAATGCTGCGCGCCGCCGCGCGTTAG
- a CDS encoding aminotransferase class I/II-fold pyridoxal phosphate-dependent enzyme, which yields MDFEAAYLNYAAARQEKMLLRVLKESEPLGQGKLRRDGRVLINFAGNDYLGLSHHPALIAAAKRYAEAFGTGSAASRLVTGNLSCFSEIEEKLAAGKGKEAALILAAGYQTNLTVLAALADKDVLGRKVTILADRLIHNSLLQGALLSGARLARFHHNDLAHLETLLARESENAVIIVSESVFGMDGDVADLAALGALAKRFGAMLYIDEAHATGLFGKNGFGLAADCPDLVDIVMGTFGKALGSFGSYIACSKAARDFLVQRCGGLVYSTALPPQVLGSIAAAIDLVPTLEAERAHLETLSQRLREGLVALGFDCGASATQIVPVIIGDEARAMAMVAALEEQGFLAAAIRPPTVPQGTARLRLSLSAAHQTEDIDAFLSVMAGLQ from the coding sequence ATGGATTTCGAGGCGGCCTATCTGAACTACGCGGCGGCACGGCAGGAAAAGATGCTGCTGCGCGTCCTCAAAGAGAGCGAACCCCTGGGGCAAGGAAAACTTCGCCGCGATGGGCGGGTGCTGATCAATTTCGCGGGTAATGATTATCTCGGTCTCTCGCACCATCCGGCCTTGATCGCGGCTGCCAAGCGCTATGCCGAAGCATTCGGCACGGGCTCGGCCGCTTCGCGTCTTGTGACCGGCAATCTTTCCTGCTTTTCCGAGATCGAAGAGAAGCTCGCGGCGGGTAAGGGCAAAGAGGCGGCGCTCATTCTGGCGGCTGGCTATCAGACCAATCTTACCGTGCTTGCAGCACTTGCCGATAAGGATGTGCTTGGCAGGAAGGTGACGATCCTGGCCGACCGCCTGATCCATAACTCGCTATTGCAGGGCGCGCTCTTGTCGGGGGCGCGGCTGGCGCGCTTCCACCATAACGATCTCGCTCATCTTGAAACGCTCTTGGCGCGCGAAAGCGAAAATGCCGTCATCATCGTCAGCGAAAGCGTCTTCGGCATGGATGGCGATGTTGCCGATCTTGCCGCCTTGGGCGCGCTCGCCAAGCGCTTTGGCGCGATGCTCTATATCGATGAAGCCCATGCCACCGGGCTTTTCGGCAAAAACGGTTTTGGTCTCGCCGCCGATTGTCCTGACCTGGTGGATATCGTCATGGGCACCTTCGGCAAGGCGCTGGGCAGTTTCGGCTCGTACATTGCCTGCTCGAAAGCGGCGCGCGACTTCCTGGTGCAGCGCTGCGGCGGGCTTGTCTATTCCACCGCTTTGCCGCCGCAAGTTTTAGGGTCCATTGCTGCCGCCATCGATCTTGTGCCGACACTTGAGGCCGAGCGCGCGCATTTAGAAACACTGTCGCAGCGCTTGCGCGAAGGGCTGGTGGCGCTGGGTTTTGACTGCGGAGCTTCCGCCACTCAGATCGTGCCGGTGATTATCGGCGATGAAGCGCGGGCGATGGCGATGGTTGCGGCACTGGAAGAGCAAGGTTTTCTCGCCGCCGCGATCCGTCCGCCGACGGTGCCGCAAGGAACCGCCCGCCTGCGCCTTTCCCTCAGCGCCGCGCACCAAACCGAAGATATTGACGCGTTCCTTTCGGTCATGGCGGGCCTTCAATGA
- a CDS encoding STAS domain-containing protein, translated as MAATDAPVCTLELRGELTIRTATDTHHLLQTALQKRTDIAIDMAHTDDIDLTLIQLLVSAAKTARQSGSAITLPDPLPEQVSALLTRGGFSRDDIEAVR; from the coding sequence ATGGCCGCCACAGACGCGCCAGTTTGCACGCTGGAATTGCGGGGGGAATTAACCATTCGCACCGCTACCGACACCCATCACCTGCTCCAAACTGCACTGCAGAAGCGTACGGATATCGCGATCGATATGGCGCATACGGATGATATAGACCTGACGCTGATCCAGCTTCTTGTCTCTGCCGCGAAAACCGCGCGCCAATCAGGTTCTGCAATCACGCTGCCAGATCCCCTGCCAGAACAGGTCAGCGCTCTTCTTACGCGCGGCGGATTTTCGCGCGACGACATCGAGGCCGTCCGATGA
- a CDS encoding chemotaxis protein CheW, with translation MSSADGQYVTLGLGAEVFAVPVAMVQEILDYRTPFAIPEGPAFMLGLIDVRGRGMPLIDLRLKLGLPRQEPTPVSRILVLEVPLKERTLSLALLADRVLEVVSFPATAIEGAPDVGIAWRSDYIAGVVHRAEGFVVLFDVAQLLTSSDLALLQTAA, from the coding sequence ATGTCGTCAGCAGACGGGCAATACGTCACCTTGGGGCTGGGCGCGGAGGTCTTTGCCGTGCCCGTGGCGATGGTGCAGGAAATCCTGGATTACAGGACGCCCTTTGCCATCCCCGAAGGCCCCGCCTTCATGCTGGGGCTGATCGATGTGCGCGGGCGCGGCATGCCGTTGATCGATCTTCGGCTGAAGCTTGGCCTGCCGCGCCAGGAGCCGACGCCGGTGAGCCGCATTCTTGTGCTGGAGGTGCCGCTTAAAGAGCGCACGCTCTCCCTCGCGCTTCTTGCGGATCGGGTGCTGGAGGTGGTGAGTTTTCCAGCCACCGCTATTGAAGGCGCGCCGGATGTCGGGATTGCCTGGCGCTCGGACTACATCGCGGGCGTGGTGCATCGCGCCGAAGGCTTTGTCGTGCTGTTCGATGTCGCGCAGCTTCTGACCTCAAGCGACCTCGCGCTGTTGCAAACGGCGGCTTGA
- a CDS encoding methyltransferase domain-containing protein: MSIVSAFDHAAQGYDAAADIQRIVTEELIARAAHLQPRSILDIGCGTGLLTALARKHWPDGAITAVDAAPAMLATARAKLPGVRFIEADAARLPFSEKFDLVLSSMVLHWLPAEALTHWQSLVAPGGALRIAFPVEGSLGEWRALCQSQGLEDRLWKFPQAVPNAEIRRHTLVYPSAREFLLAMKHTGAASADPARPALTPRQMRALLRAAPKPFAATFLIAYL, from the coding sequence ATGAGTATTGTTTCCGCCTTCGATCACGCCGCGCAGGGCTATGACGCCGCCGCTGATATTCAGCGGATCGTGACGGAGGAACTTATCGCCCGTGCGGCTCATCTTCAGCCCCGCAGTATTTTGGATATTGGCTGCGGTACCGGGCTTCTCACCGCTTTGGCGCGCAAGCACTGGCCCGATGGTGCCATTACAGCGGTAGATGCCGCGCCCGCGATGCTCGCTACGGCCCGCGCAAAACTTCCTGGCGTGCGCTTTATCGAAGCCGATGCCGCGCGCCTTCCGTTCTCGGAAAAATTCGATCTCGTACTCTCCTCTATGGTGCTGCATTGGCTGCCGGCAGAAGCGCTCACCCATTGGCAAAGCCTTGTCGCGCCAGGCGGGGCATTGCGCATTGCTTTCCCGGTGGAGGGCAGTTTGGGCGAATGGCGCGCGCTGTGTCAGTCGCAAGGCCTTGAAGACCGTTTATGGAAATTTCCGCAAGCGGTGCCCAATGCGGAAATCCGCCGCCACACGCTCGTTTATCCGTCCGCACGTGAATTTCTTCTGGCGATGAAGCACACTGGCGCTGCCAGCGCCGATCCTGCAAGGCCCGCCCTTACGCCGCGCCAGATGCGGGCGCTTTTGCGCGCCGCGCCCAAGCCCTTCGCGGCGACATTCCTGATTGCCTATCTCTAA
- a CDS encoding CheR family methyltransferase, whose product MLPHFEGDGEPITPRNFERLTGFIKSYCGITITEAKRSMLEGRVRRRIRALNMENMNAYCDLLFAEASEAEITELIDAVTTNKTDFFREPAHFDYLTQKILPEILSEGQRHIRVWSAACSIGAEPYTIAMLLDDFCRKHHGLSYSVLATDICVQSLNRALMGRFSENMMDPVPPHMLHQYVMRSSDPSIREVRISPKLRAHVSFARLNLMDEHYPVPKDFDVIFLRNVLIYFDKPTQVKVPVKLGAHLREGGYLILGHSESISRNGLGLQPVANTVFQRR is encoded by the coding sequence ATGCTGCCGCATTTCGAAGGCGATGGTGAACCGATAACCCCGCGCAATTTCGAGCGGCTGACGGGCTTCATCAAATCCTATTGCGGCATCACGATTACCGAAGCCAAGCGCTCCATGCTGGAGGGACGCGTGCGGCGGCGTATTCGCGCGCTCAACATGGAAAACATGAATGCCTATTGCGACCTGCTGTTCGCGGAAGCAAGCGAGGCCGAAATCACCGAGCTGATCGATGCGGTGACGACCAATAAGACAGATTTCTTCCGTGAACCGGCGCATTTCGATTACCTCACTCAGAAAATCCTGCCCGAAATCCTTTCCGAAGGGCAGCGGCATATCCGGGTGTGGAGCGCGGCCTGTTCCATCGGCGCCGAGCCTTACACCATCGCCATGCTGCTGGATGATTTCTGCCGCAAGCATCATGGCCTCAGCTATTCGGTGCTGGCGACAGATATCTGCGTGCAATCGCTCAATCGCGCGCTGATGGGCCGCTTTTCCGAAAACATGATGGATCCGGTGCCGCCACATATGCTGCATCAGTATGTGATGCGCTCATCCGATCCTTCCATCCGCGAGGTGCGCATCTCGCCCAAACTGCGCGCCCATGTCAGCTTTGCCCGGCTTAATCTGATGGATGAACACTATCCCGTGCCGAAGGACTTTGATGTCATCTTCCTGCGCAATGTCCTGATCTATTTCGACAAGCCGACCCAGGTGAAAGTTCCCGTCAAGCTTGGTGCACATCTGCGCGAGGGCGGATATCTTATCCTGGGCCATTCGGAATCGATCAGCCGAAATGGGCTTGGGCTTCAGCCGGTTGCCAACACAGTTTTCCAGCGGCGGTAG
- a CDS encoding chemotaxis protein CheA translates to MSQSDPADVFRVEAQELLDQIEQSLLDLENRPGDADLVAQVFRAMHTLKGSGAMFGFEALAAFAHTCESAFDRVRKGEVRATPELVSAVLGTLDHLRALVQGEEDGTGTALLAAVDAAMTGAGGVGCAKSSSEARWTIRFRLSRDSLVNGTRPLPLLDELRELGICEVTALTDEIPPLDSVNPTECYLGWEINLLTSQPKSAIEEVFLFVSDEAALTIEPHSEKIENEKTEKATTATPAEKATETKSGPSGAIRVPAERLDELMNRVGELVIAQSRLKQISATLSDANLHSVAEEIERLASELRDSMMSVRMVPISQLFGRFRRLVHDLARETGKTIDFETSGETTELDKTVIERLADPLIHLIRNAADHGLETPEVRRASGKNETGRVMLSARQAGAEVIISVSDDGRGIDLSRVRAKAEKNGLITAGATLSDSETLQLIFQPGFSTTEQVTNLSGRGVGMDVVKRTIEGLRGTVDISSKPGQGSEVDLRIPLTLAIIDGLLVRVGQGRFVIPLSSVEECVELTTEQDLRSKGRSFLTLRDQLVPFIRLRELFASRSGPDQYQKIVVVSTGTDRVGLVVDQILGDHQTVIKPLSRFHAGIETFSGATILGDGGVALILDIPHLVAAGQQEEERLRAAI, encoded by the coding sequence ATGAGCCAATCAGATCCCGCCGATGTCTTCCGCGTCGAGGCGCAAGAGCTCCTTGACCAAATCGAACAGAGCCTGCTCGATCTTGAAAATCGCCCCGGCGATGCCGACCTTGTAGCTCAAGTCTTCCGCGCCATGCATACGCTGAAAGGCTCGGGCGCGATGTTCGGCTTTGAAGCGCTGGCTGCCTTTGCCCATACCTGCGAATCCGCTTTCGATCGCGTGCGCAAAGGCGAAGTGCGCGCCACGCCGGAACTCGTTTCGGCGGTGCTCGGCACGCTCGATCACTTGCGCGCACTGGTTCAAGGCGAAGAAGACGGCACCGGCACGGCACTCCTGGCGGCCGTAGACGCGGCCATGACGGGCGCCGGTGGAGTTGGCTGCGCCAAATCCTCCTCCGAAGCCCGCTGGACCATCCGCTTCAGGCTTTCGCGCGATTCGCTGGTGAATGGCACACGCCCCCTGCCCCTGCTGGATGAATTGCGTGAGCTGGGCATCTGTGAAGTCACGGCCTTGACGGATGAGATTCCGCCCCTCGACAGCGTGAACCCAACCGAATGCTATCTCGGCTGGGAGATCAATCTTCTCACCAGCCAGCCGAAATCAGCCATCGAGGAGGTTTTCCTTTTCGTCAGCGACGAGGCCGCGCTCACCATCGAGCCCCATAGCGAGAAAATCGAAAACGAGAAGACGGAAAAAGCAACTACGGCCACGCCCGCGGAAAAAGCAACGGAAACCAAGAGCGGGCCTTCGGGCGCCATTCGCGTGCCCGCCGAGCGGCTCGATGAGCTGATGAACCGGGTCGGAGAGCTTGTCATCGCGCAATCGCGGCTGAAACAGATTTCCGCCACCCTTTCCGATGCCAATCTGCATTCGGTGGCCGAGGAAATCGAGCGCCTCGCCTCGGAACTGCGCGACTCCATGATGAGCGTGCGCATGGTGCCGATCTCGCAGCTTTTCGGGCGCTTCCGCCGCCTAGTGCATGACCTGGCGCGCGAAACCGGCAAGACCATCGATTTCGAAACCTCTGGCGAGACCACTGAACTCGACAAAACAGTAATCGAGCGTCTCGCCGATCCCCTGATCCATCTTATCCGCAATGCCGCCGATCATGGGCTGGAAACGCCAGAGGTACGACGCGCTTCCGGCAAAAACGAAACGGGACGCGTGATGCTGTCGGCACGGCAGGCAGGCGCAGAGGTAATCATCTCGGTCAGCGATGACGGGCGCGGTATCGATCTTTCTCGCGTGCGTGCCAAAGCTGAAAAGAACGGGCTGATCACGGCTGGCGCCACACTCAGCGACAGCGAGACCTTGCAGCTCATTTTCCAGCCGGGATTTTCCACAACCGAACAGGTCACCAACCTTTCGGGACGCGGCGTCGGCATGGATGTGGTCAAACGCACCATCGAAGGCTTGCGCGGCACGGTCGATATTTCCAGTAAGCCCGGTCAAGGCTCCGAGGTGGACCTGCGCATTCCCCTGACGCTCGCCATCATCGATGGGCTTTTGGTGCGGGTCGGTCAGGGCCGTTTCGTGATCCCGCTCTCTTCCGTGGAAGAATGCGTCGAGCTCACCACCGAGCAGGATTTACGCTCAAAGGGCCGTTCATTCCTCACCTTGCGCGATCAGCTTGTCCCCTTCATCCGCCTGCGCGAGCTATTCGCTTCGCGCTCCGGCCCCGATCAATATCAGAAGATCGTGGTGGTCTCGACCGGCACTGATCGCGTCGGGCTGGTGGTCGATCAAATCCTTGGCGACCACCAAACGGTGATCAAGCCGCTCTCGCGCTTTCACGCCGGTATCGAGACGTTCTCGGGCGCGACCATCCTGGGCGATGGCGGCGTCGCGCTGATCCTCGACATTCCCCATCTCGTCGCCGCCGGACAGCAAGAGGAGGAGCGGCTTCGCGCCGCGATCTGA